The following proteins are encoded in a genomic region of Glycine soja cultivar W05 chromosome 17, ASM419377v2, whole genome shotgun sequence:
- the LOC114392257 gene encoding homeotic protein knotted-1-like, translating into MEEYTNNNHLSENTGPSPSTPRPNFLYSSASGGNHNHNHHQHHSHHHHHQFPINTFHLQSGGSDHCFQSDQVSPHHSVKSEASTSQLHAPIFHYPLMRGNLHNTMHHHHPQQQQGGSPTSSTGEVEAIKAKIIAHPQYSNLLEAYMDCQKIGATPEVVARMVAAKQEFEARQRSSVGSRETSKDPELDQFMEAYYDMLVKYREELTRPIQEAMDFMRRIETQLNMLCNGPVRILSDDKCEGAGSSEEDQDNSGGETELPEIDPRAEDRELKNHLLRKYSGYLSSLKQELSKKKKKGKLPKDARQKLLNWWELHYKWPYPSESEKVALAESTGLDQKQINNWFINQRKRHWKPSEDMQFMVMDGLHPQSATLYMDGHYMADGHYRLGP; encoded by the exons atggaGGAATACACTAATAACAATCACTTGAGTGAAAACACAGGTCCTAGTCCAAGTACTCCAAGGCCAAATTTCTTGTACTCTTCAGCTAGTGGTGGAAACcataatcataatcatcatcagcatcatagccatcaccaccaccatcagttTCCAATCAACACCTTTCATCTTCAATCGGGTGGATCAGATCATTGCTTTCAGTCTGATCAAGTGTCACCACACCATTCTGTGAAATCCGAAGCCAGCACTTCTCAGCTTCACGCTCCGATTTTCCACTACCCTTTAATGAGAGGAAATCTTCACAACACTatgcatcatcatcatcctcagcaacaacaaGGAGGGAGCCCAACTAGCTCCACTGGTGAAGTTGAAGCCATAAAAGCTAAAATCATTGCTCACCCTCAGTACTCTAATCTTTTAGAAGCCTACATGGATTGTCAAAAG ATAGGAGCTACACCCGAAGTGGTGGCGCGTATGGTTGCGGCTAAGCAAGAGTTTGAGGCACGGCAAAGATCTTCAGTTGGTTCAAGGGAAACTTCTAAAGACCCTGAACTTGACCAATTCATG GAAGCATACTATGACATGCTTGTGAAGTATAGAGAGGAATTAACAAGGCCTATTCAAGAGGCTATGGATTTCATGCGAAGGATAGAAACTCAGCTAAATATGCTTTGCAATGGACCCGTGCGGATCTTGTctg ATGATAAATGTGAAGGTGCTGGTTCATCAGAAGAGGATCAGGACAACAGTGGAGGAGAAACAGAACTTCCTGAGATTGATCCTCGAGCAGAGGACCGTGAACTCAAAAACCACTTGCTGAGAAAGTACAGTGGTTACTTAAGTAGCCTAAAACAAGAACTCtccaagaagaaaaagaaagggaaactGCCCAAAGATGCTAGGCAAAAGCTACTTAACTGGTGGGAATTACATTACAAATGGCCCTATCCTTCG GAATCGGAGAAGGTTGCATTGGCTGAATCAACTGGTTTGGACCAAAAGCAAATAAATAACTGGTTCATAAACCAAAGGAAGAGGCATTGGAAACCATCTGAAGACATGCAATTCATGGTGATGGATGGCCTGCATCCGCAGAGTGCAACTCTCTATATGGATGGTCACTACATGGCTGATGGTCACTATCGTCTAGGGCCATGA